From a single Fusobacterium pseudoperiodonticum genomic region:
- the gmhB gene encoding D-glycero-beta-D-manno-heptose 1,7-bisphosphate 7-phosphatase, whose translation MNKAIFLDRDGTINVEKDYIYKCEDLVFEEGSVEALKTFKNLGYILIVVSNQSGIARGYFTEEDLKAFNNNMNEKLKEEAIEITEFYCCPHHPDGLAEYKKVCDCRKPNNKMLEDAIEKYNIDREKSYMIGDKASDIGAGLKSKLKTVLVKTGYGLKDMEKIDKNETLVCENLKDFSEVLKREKLNELIFEEFSKKVQIKNVVMDSRKITEGSLFFAINNGNSYVKDVLDKGASLVIADNTDIADERIVKVADTIATMQDLATKYRNKLDIQVIGITGSNGKTSTKDIVYSLLSKKAKTLKTEGNYNNHIGLPYTLLNVTDEEKFVVLEMGMSSLGEIRRLGEISNPNYAIITNIGDSHIEFLKTRDNVFKAKTELLEFVNKENTFVCGDDVYLAKLDVNKIGFNEDNNFRIESYEFSDKGSKFTLDGKEYEMSLLGKHNISNTAIAIELAKKIGLSEEEIKEGLKDIKISNMRFQEIRVGEDIYINDAYNASPTSMKAAIDTLNEIYNDKYKIAILGDMLELGEDEVKYHVEVLNYLLDKKIKLIYLYGERMKKAYDIFMKNKSEEYRFWYYPTKEGIVESLKNIRMEKVILLKASRGTALEDIIVKE comes from the coding sequence ATGAATAAAGCAATTTTTTTAGATAGAGATGGAACAATAAATGTAGAAAAAGACTACATTTACAAATGTGAAGATTTAGTTTTTGAAGAAGGTTCAGTGGAAGCTTTAAAAACTTTTAAAAATTTAGGATATATTTTAATTGTTGTAAGTAATCAATCAGGTATAGCTAGAGGATATTTTACAGAGGAAGATTTAAAGGCTTTTAACAACAATATGAATGAAAAGTTAAAAGAAGAAGCTATTGAAATAACAGAATTCTATTGTTGTCCTCATCATCCTGATGGGCTAGCTGAGTATAAAAAAGTTTGTGATTGTAGAAAACCTAACAACAAGATGCTAGAAGATGCAATTGAAAAATATAATATCGACAGAGAAAAATCATATATGATAGGAGATAAGGCCTCAGATATAGGAGCAGGTTTAAAGTCTAAATTAAAAACTGTTCTTGTAAAGACTGGTTATGGCTTGAAAGATATGGAAAAGATAGATAAAAATGAAACTTTAGTTTGTGAAAACTTAAAAGACTTCTCAGAAGTATTAAAAAGAGAAAAGTTAAATGAATTAATATTTGAAGAATTTTCAAAGAAAGTTCAAATAAAAAATGTTGTAATGGACAGTAGAAAAATTACAGAAGGTTCATTATTTTTTGCAATAAACAATGGAAACTCTTATGTTAAAGATGTTTTAGATAAGGGAGCTAGCCTTGTTATAGCTGATAATACAGATATAGCAGATGAAAGAATAGTAAAAGTTGCAGATACTATTGCTACTATGCAAGATTTAGCAACAAAATATAGAAATAAATTAGATATACAAGTTATAGGAATAACGGGAAGCAATGGAAAAACTAGTACAAAAGATATAGTTTATTCTCTACTTTCTAAAAAAGCTAAGACTTTAAAAACTGAAGGAAACTACAATAATCACATAGGTTTACCTTATACACTTTTAAATGTTACAGATGAAGAAAAGTTTGTAGTCTTAGAAATGGGAATGAGTTCTCTTGGAGAAATCAGAAGATTAGGAGAAATTTCGAACCCTAACTATGCAATAATAACAAATATTGGAGATTCACATATAGAGTTTTTGAAGACAAGAGATAATGTTTTTAAAGCTAAAACAGAGCTTTTAGAGTTCGTAAACAAAGAAAATACTTTTGTTTGTGGTGATGATGTATATTTAGCAAAGCTAGATGTGAATAAAATAGGTTTCAATGAAGATAATAATTTTAGAATAGAAAGCTATGAATTTTCTGATAAAGGAAGTAAATTTACTTTAGATGGAAAAGAATATGAAATGTCTTTACTAGGTAAACACAATATTTCTAACACAGCTATTGCAATAGAATTAGCAAAGAAAATTGGACTTAGTGAGGAAGAAATAAAAGAAGGTTTAAAAGATATAAAAATAAGCAATATGAGATTTCAAGAAATAAGAGTAGGAGAAGATATTTATATCAACGATGCTTACAATGCAAGTCCTACTTCTATGAAGGCAGCAATAGACACTTTAAATGAAATCTATAACGACAAATATAAGATAGCTATTCTAGGAGATATGCTAGAATTGGGAGAAGATGAAGTAAAATATCATGTGGAAGTCCTAAACTACCTACTTGATAAAAAGATAAAATTGATATATCTATATGGTGAAAGAATGAAAAAAGCCTATGATATATTTATGAAAAATAAGTCGGAAGAATATAGATTTTGGTACTATCCAACGAAAGAAGGAATAGTGGAAAGTTTAAAAAATATCAGAATGGAAAAAGTAATTTTATTGAAAGCCTCAAGAGGAACAGCCTTAGAGGATATAATAGTGAAAGAGTGA
- a CDS encoding cupin domain-containing protein, translating to MVKIEVAKAINFNELINSKEAEVVSMRILNETNSYISLFSLAKNEEITAEAMLGNRYYYCFNGNGEISVENNKKSIKTGDFLEVLANNNYSVKSLDTLKLIEIGEKIGDETMENQTLKMLESASAFSLADCVDYKEGQIVSKNLVAKANLVITVMSFWKGESLDPHKAPGDALVTVLDGEGKYIVDGKAFVVKKGESAVLPANIPHAVEAETQNFKMMLTLVK from the coding sequence ATGGTAAAAATAGAAGTGGCAAAAGCTATTAATTTTAATGAACTTATAAATTCAAAAGAAGCTGAAGTTGTAAGTATGAGAATTTTAAACGAAACCAATAGTTACATATCTTTGTTTTCACTTGCTAAAAATGAAGAAATAACAGCTGAAGCTATGTTAGGAAATAGATATTATTATTGTTTCAATGGAAATGGAGAAATATCTGTAGAAAATAATAAAAAGTCTATTAAGACTGGAGACTTTTTAGAAGTTTTAGCTAATAATAATTATTCTGTAAAATCTTTAGATACTTTAAAACTTATTGAAATTGGAGAAAAGATAGGAGATGAAACAATGGAAAATCAAACTTTAAAAATGTTAGAAAGTGCAAGTGCATTTAGTCTTGCTGATTGTGTTGACTACAAAGAAGGACAAATTGTTAGTAAAAATTTAGTAGCAAAAGCTAATTTAGTTATAACTGTTATGTCATTTTGGAAGGGAGAATCATTAGATCCTCATAAAGCACCAGGTGATGCATTGGTAACTGTTTTAGATGGAGAAGGAAAATATATAGTTGATGGTAAAGCCTTTGTTGTAAAAAAAGGAGAAAGTGCAGTTTTACCTGCTAACATTCCTCATGCTGTTGAAGCAGAAACTCAAAATTTTAAAATGATGTTAACTTTAGTAAAATAA
- a CDS encoding Mrp/NBP35 family ATP-binding protein has product MIQKEAPKVKDDKNIKNVIAVMSGKGGVGKSTVTTLLAKELRKKGYSVGVMDADITGPSIPRLMNVSEQKMVTDGKNMYPVVTEDGIEIVSINLMIDENEPVVWRGPVIAGAVMQFWNEVVWSDLDYLLIDMPPGTGDVPLTVMKSFNIKGLIMVSIPQDMVSMIVTKAIKMARKMNVNVIGLIENMSYITCDCCDNKIYLTDENDIQTFLKENDVELLGELPMTKQIARMTKGESAYPEETFSKIADRVIEKVKEL; this is encoded by the coding sequence ATGATACAAAAAGAAGCACCTAAGGTGAAAGATGATAAAAATATAAAAAATGTTATAGCTGTTATGAGTGGTAAAGGAGGAGTAGGAAAGTCTACAGTTACTACACTTCTTGCTAAAGAATTAAGAAAAAAAGGATATTCAGTTGGAGTTATGGATGCTGATATAACAGGACCTAGTATACCAAGACTTATGAATGTTAGTGAGCAAAAAATGGTAACTGATGGAAAAAATATGTATCCTGTTGTTACAGAAGATGGGATAGAAATAGTTTCAATAAATCTTATGATAGATGAAAATGAACCTGTTGTATGGCGTGGACCTGTTATTGCAGGGGCAGTTATGCAATTTTGGAATGAAGTTGTTTGGAGTGACTTAGATTATCTTTTAATAGATATGCCTCCAGGAACAGGAGATGTTCCTCTAACTGTTATGAAAAGCTTTAATATCAAAGGACTAATTATGGTTTCTATACCACAAGATATGGTTTCAATGATAGTTACTAAAGCTATAAAAATGGCAAGAAAAATGAATGTCAATGTAATAGGTTTAATTGAAAATATGAGTTATATAACTTGTGATTGTTGTGATAATAAAATATATTTGACAGATGAAAATGATATCCAAACTTTCTTAAAAGAAAATGATGTTGAACTTCTTGGAGAACTTCCTATGACAAAACAAATTGCAAGAATGACAAAGGGAGAAAGTGCTTATCCAGAAGAAACATTCTCTAAAATTGCAGATAGAGTTATAGAAAAGGTTAAAGAATTATAA
- a CDS encoding YbaN family protein — MKNLKKKLYIAFGFLAVALAIIGVFIPSLPTVPFLLVALFCFERSSKKYHDMIMNNKYFGPVLQDYYSGKGLTLSVKIKAILFLSCGMIFSIYKIQNLHARIALAIVWLGVAIHIILLKTKKIKNKSNK, encoded by the coding sequence ATGAAAAATTTAAAAAAGAAATTATACATAGCTTTTGGTTTTTTAGCAGTTGCTTTAGCAATAATTGGAGTATTCATTCCTAGTTTACCAACCGTTCCTTTTTTGCTTGTGGCTTTATTTTGTTTTGAGAGATCATCTAAAAAATATCATGATATGATAATGAATAATAAATATTTTGGTCCTGTATTACAAGATTATTATTCAGGAAAAGGTTTAACTCTTTCTGTTAAAATAAAAGCTATACTATTTTTATCTTGTGGAATGATTTTTTCTATTTATAAAATTCAAAATCTACATGCAAGAATAGCATTAGCTATTGTTTGGCTTGGAGTAGCTATTCATATTATTCTTTTAAAAACAAAAAAGATCAAAAATAAAAGTAACAAATAA
- a CDS encoding ATP-binding protein: MTKRELYIEKIKPFIDKDIIKVLTGIRRSGKSVMLKLIMEELKQNKIDEKQFININFENLINRELTTADKLHEYILKKASEIKKKCYIFLDEIQEVKDWEKCINSLRVNEEYDFDIYITGSNAKLLSGELSTYLAGRYVEFVIYPFSFKEFLETLKSIQQDVSTREAFQKYVKFGGMPFLYNLAFEEEASLQYLKDIYSSIILKDITQRNKIRDTDLLERVISYLIINVGNNFSATSISKFFKSENRKVSVETILNYIKAAKESFLIYKVSRDDLIGKKILNVNEKYYIADHGMREAILGSNQRDINQIFENIIYLELLRKGYNVRVGKVDNLEVDFVCTKGNEKIYVQVAYLLASSETIEMEFTSLEKIDDNYPKYVISMDEFNMSRNGIKHINIIDFLMN, from the coding sequence ATTATAAAAGTTTTAACTGGGATAAGAAGAAGTGGGAAGTCAGTTATGTTAAAGCTTATTATGGAAGAGTTAAAGCAAAATAAAATAGATGAAAAACAATTTATCAATATTAATTTTGAAAATTTAATAAATAGAGAATTGACAACAGCAGATAAATTACATGAATATATTTTAAAAAAAGCTAGTGAAATAAAAAAGAAATGTTATATTTTTTTAGATGAAATTCAAGAAGTTAAGGATTGGGAGAAATGTATTAATTCTTTAAGAGTAAATGAAGAATATGATTTTGACATCTATATTACAGGTTCAAATGCAAAATTATTATCAGGTGAACTTTCTACATACTTGGCAGGAAGATATGTTGAATTTGTGATATATCCATTTTCATTTAAAGAATTTTTAGAAACATTAAAATCTATTCAACAAGATGTTTCTACAAGAGAAGCTTTTCAAAAATATGTAAAGTTTGGAGGTATGCCATTTTTATATAATTTAGCTTTTGAAGAGGAAGCTAGTTTACAATATTTAAAGGATATTTATTCATCAATTATATTAAAAGATATAACTCAAAGGAATAAAATAAGAGATACAGACTTGTTAGAAAGAGTGATAAGTTATCTAATTATAAATGTTGGAAATAATTTCTCTGCTACATCTATTTCAAAATTCTTTAAAAGTGAAAATAGAAAAGTATCGGTAGAAACCATATTAAATTATATTAAGGCAGCTAAAGAGTCATTTTTAATATACAAAGTCTCAAGAGATGATTTAATTGGAAAAAAAATTCTAAATGTTAATGAAAAATATTACATTGCTGACCATGGAATGAGAGAAGCTATACTTGGAAGTAATCAAAGGGATATTAATCAAATATTTGAAAATATCATTTACTTAGAGTTATTAAGAAAAGGTTATAATGTTAGAGTTGGAAAGGTAGATAATTTAGAAGTAGACTTTGTTTGTACAAAGGGAAATGAAAAAATATATGTTCAAGTGGCTTATCTATTAGCTTCATCTGAGACAATTGAAATGGAATTTACTTCGCTTGAAAAAATAGATGATAACTATCCTAAATATGTAATTTCTATGGATGAATTTAATATGTCAAGAAATGGAATAAAACATATAAATATTATAGATTTTTTAATGAATTAA